Below is a genomic region from Kribbella qitaiheensis.
CGCCTCGGTGAGAACCGCCGCCTTCTCCACCGCACTCGCTTGCGTCGTCGTCATGAGGAGTACGCCGAGTTCTCTTCGACGTACGCGTGCGACAGGTCGGTGGTCAGCACGGTGGCCGACGCGTTTCCGGCGTGCAGGTCGATGACGACCTCGATCTCCAGGCCGCTGATGTCTGCTTCGGACCGGTCGACGCCCTTGCCGCCGGCAACGCAGACAGCGGCGCCGTTCAGGGTGATGTCGAGCAGCGAGGGGTCGAAGGCGGTCGGCGCGTTGCCGACGGCCATCGCGATCCGTCCCCAGTTCGGGTCGGAGGCGAAGAACGCCGTCTTGCAGAGATTGTCCTCGGCCACGACCTTCGCGGCGGCGACCGCCTCGGCCTCGGTAGCCGCGTTCTGCACGGTGATGCTGACGTGCTTGGTGACGCCTTCCGCATCGGCCTGCAGTTGCTTGACCAGGTCGGCGGCGAGCGTGGTCAGCGCCGCCTCGAACCCGTCGGCCGGAACCGTCACGCCGGATGCGCCCGAACTGAGCAGCAGCACCGTGTCGTTGGTCGACGTACCGCCGTCGACGTCGAGCCGGTTGAACGTCTTACTGACGGCGTTCCGCAGCGCGTGGTCGAGGTGCGGCTGATCGACGATCGCGTCGGTGGTGATGACGCTCAGCATGGTCGCCATGTTCGGCGCGCACATCCCGGCGCCTTTGGCGAAGCCGCCGATGCTCCAACCGTCGACGTGCTTCAACACTGCCTGCTTGGGCACCTTGTCTGTGGTCATCACAGCGGTCGCGGCGGCCAAACTGCTTGCCGCGTCATTGCCCAGCGCATCGACAGCGGCGGAGAGCCCTGGCAGCAGCTTGTCCATCGGGAGCCGCTCGCCGATCAGCCCGGTGGAGCAGACCCCGATCTCGGCCGCGCCGACACCCAGTACTTCGGCCAGCGTCTCGGCCGTCTTGTGAGTGTCCTGAAAGCCTTCCGGGCCGGTGCACGCGTTGGCGCCGCCCGAGTTGAGCACGACAGCCTTCAGCTTGCCGGCCGAGAGGACCTGCTGCGACCAGAGAACCGGCGCCGCCTTCACCTTGTTGGTGGTGAAGACACCTGCCGCGTCGTACGACGGTCCGTCGTTGACCACGACGGTGAGGTCCGGCTTGCCGGCCGGTTTGATCCCGGCGATCACCCCGGCCGCACGGAAGCCGGCCGGCGCGGTGACTCCGGCGCTCCGATCGACCTTGGTGTCCGGGGTGACGGCTACGGTCACGGCGCTACTCCTACGAGGGGAAGGGCCAGGGTCTCGTCAAGACCGGCGGCCAGGTTCATGCACTGCACGGCGGCGCCGGCAGTGCCCTTGGTGAGGTTGTCCATCGCGGCCACGATCACGGCGCGGCCGATGCGCTGGTCCAGCGTGACCTGCAGCTGCACGGTGTTGGCGCCGAGCGTTGCCTGCGTCTGCGGCCACTGCCCTTCCGGCAGCAGGTGCACGAACGGCTCGTTGCCATAGGCGTCTTCATAGGCCTGGCGCAGGCTCTCCTCGGTGGTCCCCGAGGTGACCGGCGCGCTGCAGGTCGCGAGGATGCCGCGGGCCATCGGCACCAGTACGGGGGTGAACGACACCGAGACGGGCTCATCGGTGACCATGCCGAGGTTCTGCTCGATCTCCGGAGTGTGGCGATGCGCACCGCCGACGCCGTACGCCGTGGCCGAACCCATCACCTCCGCGCCCATCAGGTGAGCCTTCGGCGCCTTGCCCGCTCCCGACGTCCCGCTCACCGCGACCACCACCAGCTGGCCGGGATCGACGAGACCAGCCTGTACGGCGGGGAGCAGGGCAAGGGTCGACACGGTCGGATAGCACCCCGGCACCGCGACCCGGTTGGTGCCGCGGAGCTTGTCCCGTTGACCGGGCAGCTCGGGCAGGCCGTAGGGCCAGTGACCGGCGTGCTTGCCGCCGTAGAACTCCACCCACGCCTCGGCCTCGATCAGCCGGAAGTCCGCGCCGCAGTCGATCACGGTGACTGTGCTGTCCAAAGCGCCGAGCTGGGCTGAGATATCGGCGGACTGCCCGTGCGGAAGAGCGAGGAACACCACGTCGTGACCCGCGAGCGTTTCCGCCGAGGTCTCGACCAGGATGCGCCCGGCCAGCGGCACGAGGTGCGGGTGGTGGAGCCCCAGCGCCGTACCGGCACTACCGCCGGCAGTCAGCGCCCCGATCTCGACTTCCGGGTGTCCGGACAGCAACCGGAGCAGTTCTCCCCCGGCGTATCCACTGGCACCCGCGACCGCGACCTTCAGGCTCATATGAATGAGTATGCCAGACCCCGCATGAATATCCAACAGCAATTGCGGGCGCACACCACCTTCCCACGAGCGCCATGTCACAGACCATGCGGCGTCGGGTGTCTGTGAAAAGGTGACGAGACAGGGCGATCGAGACAGGGCTGGAGCGAGGATGGATGACCCGGGCGACGAGCAACTGGCGGCCGAGTTCGCGGAGCATCGGGCGGTGCTGGTCGGGGCGGCGTACCGGGTGGTCGGCAGCATGGTCGACGCCGAGGACGTCGTACAGGAGACCTGGTTGCGGTGGGCGGCCGCCGACCGGAGCGACGTACGGGATGTGCGGGCGTATCTGATCCGCATCACGTCGAGGCTCGCGCTGAACCGGCTGCGGCAGCAGAAGTCGCGACGGGAGCAGTACGTCGGGCCGTGGTTGCCCGAGCCGATCGCAGCCGCGCCGGCCGGGGACGATCCGGCCGCGGTCGCCGAGCTCGCCGACTCGGTGTCGATGGCGATGCTCGTCGTACTCGAGACGCTGACGCCGTTGGAGCGGGCCGCCTTCGTACTGCGTGAGGTGTTCGAGCTCCCGTTCAGCGAGATCGGCGACACGCTCGGCCGGTCCGAGGCCGCAGTACGGCAGCTCGCGCACCGGGCTCGGGAGCATGTTCATGCGCGGCAACCGCGGCAGCAGGTCGACAAGGCGCGGCATACCGAGGTGACCAGCCAGTTCCTTGCGGCAGCATGGTCCGGCGATCTCGACCAGGTCGTCTCACTGCTCGCGCCGGATGTCGTGCTCGTCAGCGACGGCGGCGGCAAGCGCAAGGCCGCACTCCGGCCACTGCTGGGCGCCGACAAGGTCGCGCGCTGGCTGCTCGGCATCTTCCAGAACGACGTCCAGGCGATGGCGCTCGAGGTCCGGGCCGCCGAGGTGAACGGCGAACAGGCCTTCATCGCGTACGACGGCGACGAGGTCGACAGCGTGGCTTTCATGGAACTGGACAACGCCAACGCGATCTGCCAGATCTACGTCGTCCGCAACCCCGACAAACTCCTGGCGATCCCCGCGAAGGGCGCGGTGACCTAAGCTATCTGCAACTCAGTCGCAGGTGGATCAGGAGGTTCCGGTGGAGTACTTGGTGGTTGACTCCGAGCGGGTGTCCAATCCTGGGCTGCGGGCCGATCTGCTGGATACCTGGATCGCCGCGACGGACGCGGGTGGCAGTGTCGGGTTCGTGGCGCCCGCGCCGGTGCACGAGGTGGCGGACACGCTCGACCTCGCGCTGGACCGGGTGGCGGGGGGCCAGGACCTGCTCGGCGTGCTGCACAACGGCGAACGCTTCATCGGGATGGGGCTGCTGGTCGGCGACGACGGCGCATTGAGCAAGCACTGGCGGACCGTACTGCGGGTGATGGTGCACCCGAAGTACCAGGGCGGTGGCGCCGGCCGGACCTTGATGGAAGGCCTACGCGAGTCGGCGGTCGACCTCGGCCTGCAGCAACTGATGCTGACCATCCGCGACGGCGGCGGCCTGGAGAAGTTCTACGAGCCCCTCGGTTACCGCATCGTCGGCCGCCACCCGCGAGCTGTGCGAGTGGCGACCGACGACTACCGCGATGAAATCATGATGGTGACAGACCTCTAGCTCGACCGCTTACGTCCGAAGAAGCGGAGGGACGTGTACTCCACTTCTTCGGACGTAAGAAATGGCCGCAGAGCCGGGGCCCGCTCCTCAGCGGGTCCCGGCGCTACGGTTTCCCACTATTGGCGGCCCCGGCGGGCGATCAGCAGTAGCGCGGCACCCATGGCGGCCAGTAGTCCGCCCAGCGTCAGCAACAAGCCCGAGGGCCCTCCGGTGGGAGGTAGTTCGGTGGTGTGATGCTGGGCGGGCCGCGACCGGCTGGGCCCCGATGGTCACCCTCACCTGAGCGGTCGCCGACACTGCGTTCGTGTCGGTGACCCGGTACGACTGCGTCGCCGTACCGGTGAAGCCCCGCTCCGGAACGAGCCTGATCGTCCCGTCGGCG
It encodes:
- the argC gene encoding N-acetyl-gamma-glutamyl-phosphate reductase, with translation MSLKVAVAGASGYAGGELLRLLSGHPEVEIGALTAGGSAGTALGLHHPHLVPLAGRILVETSAETLAGHDVVFLALPHGQSADISAQLGALDSTVTVIDCGADFRLIEAEAWVEFYGGKHAGHWPYGLPELPGQRDKLRGTNRVAVPGCYPTVSTLALLPAVQAGLVDPGQLVVVAVSGTSGAGKAPKAHLMGAEVMGSATAYGVGGAHRHTPEIEQNLGMVTDEPVSVSFTPVLVPMARGILATCSAPVTSGTTEESLRQAYEDAYGNEPFVHLLPEGQWPQTQATLGANTVQLQVTLDQRIGRAVIVAAMDNLTKGTAGAAVQCMNLAAGLDETLALPLVGVAP
- a CDS encoding GNAT family N-acetyltransferase, with amino-acid sequence MEYLVVDSERVSNPGLRADLLDTWIAATDAGGSVGFVAPAPVHEVADTLDLALDRVAGGQDLLGVLHNGERFIGMGLLVGDDGALSKHWRTVLRVMVHPKYQGGGAGRTLMEGLRESAVDLGLQQLMLTIRDGGGLEKFYEPLGYRIVGRHPRAVRVATDDYRDEIMMVTDL
- the argJ gene encoding bifunctional glutamate N-acetyltransferase/amino-acid acetyltransferase ArgJ gives rise to the protein MTVAVTPDTKVDRSAGVTAPAGFRAAGVIAGIKPAGKPDLTVVVNDGPSYDAAGVFTTNKVKAAPVLWSQQVLSAGKLKAVVLNSGGANACTGPEGFQDTHKTAETLAEVLGVGAAEIGVCSTGLIGERLPMDKLLPGLSAAVDALGNDAASSLAAATAVMTTDKVPKQAVLKHVDGWSIGGFAKGAGMCAPNMATMLSVITTDAIVDQPHLDHALRNAVSKTFNRLDVDGGTSTNDTVLLLSSGASGVTVPADGFEAALTTLAADLVKQLQADAEGVTKHVSITVQNAATEAEAVAAAKVVAEDNLCKTAFFASDPNWGRIAMAVGNAPTAFDPSLLDITLNGAAVCVAGGKGVDRSEADISGLEIEVVIDLHAGNASATVLTTDLSHAYVEENSAYSS
- the sigJ gene encoding RNA polymerase sigma factor SigJ, with amino-acid sequence MDDPGDEQLAAEFAEHRAVLVGAAYRVVGSMVDAEDVVQETWLRWAAADRSDVRDVRAYLIRITSRLALNRLRQQKSRREQYVGPWLPEPIAAAPAGDDPAAVAELADSVSMAMLVVLETLTPLERAAFVLREVFELPFSEIGDTLGRSEAAVRQLAHRAREHVHARQPRQQVDKARHTEVTSQFLAAAWSGDLDQVVSLLAPDVVLVSDGGGKRKAALRPLLGADKVARWLLGIFQNDVQAMALEVRAAEVNGEQAFIAYDGDEVDSVAFMELDNANAICQIYVVRNPDKLLAIPAKGAVT